The following are from one region of the Simiduia agarivorans SA1 = DSM 21679 genome:
- a CDS encoding trypsin-like peptidase domain-containing protein, whose translation MKKLLDFLAWPVAIGLLTALIVIFTSPGFRPLLANLHASAQPSVQSTQPVSYAGAVKRAAPAVVNIFTQRKIQAQRHPLRDDPLFRHFFNNANQPQQERLQSSLGSGVIMNPKGYILTNHHVINGADQIVALLTDGREAQATVIGTDPDTDLALLKINLDNLHAIPIGDPASAQVGDVVMAIGNPFGVGQTVTQGIISAVGRFGLGINVFENYLQTDAPINPGNSGGALIDARGNLIGINTAILDKTGYSVGISFAVPIDMAQRVMNELAEHGEVVRGWIGVEARRLTPQLARSLGVEPSIGVIVTGIYADSPALYAGLKPGDIITHLNDEPLGDGRRGAQFLEQSRPGDPVTLTIKRGLQITQIQLVMAAQPTAG comes from the coding sequence GTGAAAAAACTGCTCGACTTTCTCGCCTGGCCGGTGGCCATCGGGCTACTCACCGCACTCATTGTCATTTTCACTTCGCCCGGCTTTCGCCCACTTCTGGCGAACTTGCACGCATCGGCGCAGCCCAGCGTACAAAGCACACAACCGGTCAGCTATGCCGGTGCAGTCAAGCGGGCGGCACCGGCGGTAGTGAACATTTTTACCCAGCGCAAAATCCAGGCGCAACGTCATCCGCTGCGGGATGATCCGCTGTTCCGGCATTTTTTCAACAATGCCAATCAGCCCCAGCAAGAACGCCTGCAATCCTCTTTGGGTTCTGGCGTCATCATGAATCCCAAGGGATACATTCTCACCAATCACCACGTCATTAATGGCGCCGATCAGATTGTGGCCCTGCTGACCGATGGCCGCGAGGCCCAGGCCACCGTAATCGGCACCGACCCGGATACCGACCTGGCACTACTGAAAATCAACCTCGACAACCTGCACGCCATTCCCATCGGCGACCCGGCCAGCGCTCAGGTGGGCGACGTGGTCATGGCCATCGGCAACCCTTTCGGGGTGGGCCAGACGGTCACCCAGGGGATCATCAGCGCCGTGGGGCGCTTTGGCCTGGGGATCAACGTGTTCGAGAATTACCTGCAAACGGATGCCCCTATCAACCCCGGCAACTCCGGCGGCGCGCTGATTGATGCGCGCGGCAACCTGATCGGCATCAACACCGCCATTCTGGACAAGACCGGCTATTCGGTAGGCATCAGTTTTGCCGTACCGATCGACATGGCCCAACGGGTGATGAATGAACTGGCTGAGCACGGGGAAGTGGTACGCGGCTGGATCGGCGTGGAAGCGCGCCGGCTGACACCGCAACTGGCGCGTTCACTCGGCGTGGAGCCATCCATCGGGGTGATTGTCACCGGCATCTATGCCGACAGTCCGGCACTTTATGCCGGCCTGAAACCGGGCGATATCATCACCCACTTGAACGATGAACCGCTCGGTGATGGTCGTCGAGGCGCCCAGTTCCTGGAACAAAGCCGGCCGGGCGATCCGGTCACACTCACGATCAAACGGGGATTACAGATTACCCAGATTCAACTGGTTATGGCAGCTCAGCCCACGGCGGGCTGA
- a CDS encoding YhcB family protein, with protein sequence MFSLTTIIFAVATSLLCGGILGAFLMFALRPQEKLNRELETQLMDTEERLREYQQEVTQHFVETSELINNLTRSYRDVHEHLASSALKLSNAEISRQITQAGDGKLLEKKSDDEQPHVQAPTDWAPKKPGKHGTLSEAYGLSEDEQEEDQTLVLQRQA encoded by the coding sequence GTGTTTTCGTTGACCACCATTATCTTTGCAGTTGCCACCAGCCTTCTGTGCGGCGGCATTCTCGGCGCTTTTCTGATGTTCGCCCTGCGACCGCAGGAAAAACTGAACCGCGAACTCGAAACCCAACTCATGGATACCGAGGAACGACTGCGTGAATACCAACAGGAGGTCACCCAGCACTTTGTGGAAACCTCCGAGCTGATCAACAACCTCACGCGCTCCTACCGCGACGTACACGAACACCTGGCCAGCTCGGCACTGAAGCTCAGCAACGCAGAAATCAGCCGGCAGATTACTCAAGCGGGCGACGGTAAGCTGCTGGAGAAAAAGTCAGATGATGAGCAACCGCACGTGCAGGCGCCCACTGACTGGGCTCCGAAGAAGCCGGGCAAGCATGGCACCTTGAGCGAAGCCTACGGTCTGAGCGAGGACGAGCAGGAAGAAGATCAGACACTGGTTCTGCAACGTCAGGCCTGA
- a CDS encoding alpha/beta hydrolase: protein MTPEITVFTSNEQSFDIAGPAGRLSVRTQAGSPEGVLARRRLLVVVAHPHPQHGGTMDNKVVVTLARAYRDLGIATVRFNFRGVGDSEGVFDFARGEVDDMQAVVAWAQADGQLDEVLLAGFSFGSAVAAAASYGVKPAHLLLVAPPVERYAYDQSQAFLQPTAVVIGADDEVVDVAGVRRWAEARPGLRLSVLEGTGHFFHGKLVELKQWVSDSVEQALSV from the coding sequence ATGACACCCGAAATCACCGTATTTACCTCCAACGAACAGTCCTTCGATATCGCTGGGCCGGCCGGTCGCTTGTCGGTCAGGACGCAGGCCGGATCGCCCGAAGGCGTGCTGGCGAGGCGTCGGCTGTTGGTCGTTGTCGCGCACCCGCATCCGCAGCATGGCGGCACCATGGATAACAAAGTGGTAGTGACCTTGGCGCGCGCCTATCGCGATCTCGGAATTGCCACCGTGCGGTTCAATTTCCGTGGCGTTGGTGACAGCGAGGGCGTGTTTGATTTTGCCCGCGGCGAAGTGGACGACATGCAGGCAGTGGTCGCCTGGGCGCAGGCCGACGGTCAATTGGACGAAGTACTGCTGGCGGGCTTTTCCTTTGGTTCGGCAGTCGCGGCTGCGGCGTCCTACGGCGTAAAGCCCGCCCACCTGCTGTTGGTTGCGCCACCCGTTGAGCGCTATGCCTATGATCAGTCGCAGGCGTTTCTGCAGCCCACTGCTGTGGTGATTGGTGCCGATGATGAAGTGGTGGACGTGGCCGGCGTGAGGCGATGGGCTGAAGCCCGGCCGGGATTGCGGTTGAGCGTGCTTGAGGGCACTGGTCATTTTTTTCATGGCAAGCTCGTAGAGCTCAAACAATGGGTCAGTGACTCAGTCGAACAGGCGTTATCAGTATGA
- the zapE gene encoding cell division protein ZapE, which produces MSGHQLPPLARYERDIAENGFRSDQAQRAAVQQLQDLYERLTRPQPAGLFSRLFGRAPVKLEKGLYFWGGVGRGKTYLMDLFYDALPFENKMRVHFHRFMRRAHQELKALDGQKNPLEKVADKLAAETRIICFDEFFVSDITDAMILGTLLEALFARGVSLVATSNIVPDGLYKDGLQRARFLPAIKLLNEHTLVLNVDGGIDYRLRALEQAELYHSPLDEAADVAMDNSFRALVPDVEEIERDVALEIEGRVIPARFEAEDVVWFDFDALCDGPRSQNDYIEIARIYHAVLVTNVPLLGGDKDDQARRFINMVDEFYDRSVKLVISAAVPLVDLYGGGRLSFEFERTQSRLLEMQSKEYLARPHKP; this is translated from the coding sequence ATGAGTGGTCATCAGCTTCCGCCGCTAGCGCGCTATGAGCGGGATATTGCTGAAAATGGTTTCCGGTCCGATCAGGCGCAGCGAGCGGCAGTTCAGCAGTTGCAGGACCTGTACGAGCGGTTGACCCGTCCTCAGCCGGCCGGTCTTTTCAGCCGGCTGTTTGGTCGCGCCCCCGTGAAGCTGGAAAAAGGCCTGTATTTCTGGGGTGGAGTAGGGCGTGGCAAGACCTATCTGATGGATCTGTTTTACGATGCCCTGCCGTTCGAGAACAAAATGCGCGTGCACTTCCATCGCTTTATGCGCCGTGCGCATCAGGAGTTGAAAGCGCTCGATGGCCAGAAGAATCCGCTCGAAAAAGTGGCCGACAAACTGGCCGCGGAAACCCGCATCATCTGTTTCGACGAGTTCTTTGTCAGCGATATTACCGACGCCATGATCCTGGGGACTTTGCTGGAGGCCCTGTTCGCCCGTGGTGTGTCGCTGGTGGCCACCTCCAACATTGTGCCGGATGGCCTCTATAAGGATGGTCTGCAGCGTGCCCGCTTTTTGCCCGCGATCAAATTGCTCAACGAGCACACCCTGGTTTTGAACGTGGATGGCGGCATCGATTACCGCCTGCGCGCCCTTGAGCAGGCCGAGCTGTACCACAGCCCGCTCGACGAGGCTGCCGACGTGGCCATGGACAACAGCTTCAGGGCGCTGGTGCCGGACGTGGAAGAGATTGAGCGGGATGTGGCGCTGGAAATCGAGGGGCGGGTGATTCCGGCCCGGTTTGAAGCCGAGGACGTGGTCTGGTTTGACTTCGACGCCCTGTGTGACGGACCCCGCTCCCAGAACGACTACATTGAGATTGCGCGCATTTACCACGCGGTGCTGGTCACCAACGTGCCCCTGCTGGGCGGTGATAAGGACGACCAGGCCAGGCGCTTCATTAATATGGTGGATGAGTTTTACGACCGCAGCGTCAAGCTGGTGATATCGGCCGCGGTGCCATTGGTTGATCTCTACGGGGGTGGCCGGCTCAGTTTCGAATTTGAGCGGACCCAGTCCCGGCTGCTGGAGATGCAGAGTAAGGAATACCTCGCCAGGCCCCATAAACCCTGA
- the rplM gene encoding 50S ribosomal protein L13 produces MKTYSAKPESVQRDWFIVDADGKTLGRMAAEIASRLRGKHKPEYTPHVDTGDYIIVVNAEKVHVTGNKATDKMYHRHTEFPGGLKSMSFEKLIAHAPERTIQSAVKGMLPKGPLGRAMFRKLKVYAGSAHPHTAQQPKELNI; encoded by the coding sequence ATGAAGACTTACAGTGCTAAACCCGAGTCAGTCCAGCGCGACTGGTTCATTGTTGATGCCGATGGCAAGACGCTTGGCCGCATGGCTGCCGAGATCGCTAGCCGTCTGCGCGGCAAGCACAAGCCTGAGTACACCCCGCATGTGGACACTGGTGACTACATTATCGTAGTCAACGCCGAAAAGGTGCACGTAACTGGAAACAAGGCGACGGACAAGATGTACCACCGTCACACCGAGTTCCCAGGTGGCCTGAAGTCAATGAGCTTTGAAAAGCTGATTGCTCACGCCCCAGAGCGCACCATTCAGAGCGCCGTAAAGGGCATGCTGCCCAAAGGCCCTCTCGGTCGCGCCATGTTCCGCAAGCTGAAAGTGTACGCTGGTAGTGCCCACCCGCACACTGCTCAGCAACCGAAAGAACTCAACATCTAA
- the rpsI gene encoding 30S ribosomal protein S9 translates to MADTQYYGTGRRKTSTARVFIKAGSGNITINDRSLDVYFGREVARMIVRQPLELTDNLEKFDVNVTVKGGGSFGQAGAIRHGLTRALMAYDEALRPSLREAGYVTRDDREVERKKVGLRKARKKPQFSKR, encoded by the coding sequence ATGGCAGATACTCAATACTACGGTACAGGTCGCCGCAAGACCTCCACGGCCCGCGTGTTCATCAAGGCTGGCAGTGGCAACATCACCATTAATGACCGTTCTCTGGATGTGTACTTCGGCCGTGAAGTGGCTCGCATGATCGTGCGTCAGCCCCTGGAACTGACCGATAACCTCGAGAAGTTCGACGTTAACGTTACCGTTAAAGGTGGCGGTAGCTTTGGTCAGGCAGGTGCAATCCGCCACGGTCTGACCCGTGCGCTGATGGCCTACGACGAAGCGCTGCGTCCTTCACTGCGCGAAGCGGGTTATGTTACCCGTGACGACCGTGAAGTTGAGCGTAAGAAAGTGGGTCTGCGCAAAGCGCGTAAGAAGCCACAGTTCTCCAAGCGTTAA
- the petA gene encoding ubiquinol-cytochrome c reductase iron-sulfur subunit: MSNDAVNEGRRRFLTAATSVVGAAGAVGVAVPFVGSWNPSAKAKAAGAPVRANISKLEPGQMIVVEWRGKPVYILRRTEENLSALAGMADRLRDPESVEPQQPAYAQNEGRSIKPEILVLLGLCTHLGCAPMYRPDVGAADLGGDEWEGGFFCPCHGSKFDLAGRVYKGVPAPVNLEVPPYSYETDTVVLVGVDQEA, from the coding sequence ATGAGCAATGACGCAGTGAACGAGGGGCGTCGTCGATTTTTGACTGCAGCTACCTCTGTTGTCGGTGCCGCCGGTGCCGTAGGTGTAGCCGTTCCATTTGTGGGTTCCTGGAACCCGAGCGCCAAGGCAAAAGCCGCTGGTGCGCCCGTAAGAGCCAACATATCCAAGTTGGAACCCGGTCAGATGATCGTTGTGGAGTGGCGCGGCAAGCCCGTGTACATCCTGCGTCGGACCGAGGAAAACCTCAGTGCTCTGGCCGGTATGGCAGATCGTCTGCGCGACCCTGAATCGGTCGAGCCCCAGCAACCTGCCTATGCCCAGAACGAAGGCCGCTCCATCAAGCCGGAAATCCTGGTCCTGCTGGGCCTGTGTACTCACCTGGGCTGTGCGCCGATGTATCGTCCGGACGTGGGGGCAGCAGACCTCGGCGGCGATGAATGGGAAGGTGGTTTCTTCTGCCCTTGTCACGGTTCCAAGTTCGACCTTGCCGGTCGTGTTTATAAGGGCGTGCCCGCCCCTGTGAACCTGGAAGTTCCCCCCTACAGCTATGAAACCGACACAGTAGTGCTCGTCGGTGTGGATCAGGAGGCCTGA
- a CDS encoding ubiquinol-cytochrome c reductase, with translation MNWLTNLWGWIDTRLPVQRAWDTHMGKYYAPKNFNFWYFFGVLSILVLVNQLLTGIWLTMSYTPTAEGAFASVEYIMRDVDFGWIIRYMHSTGASAFFLVVYLHMFRGLMYGSYKAPRELVWIFGMTIYVALMAEAFMGYVLPWGQMSYWGAQVIVSLFGAIPGIGDDLVQWIRGDYLISGITLNRFFALHVVALPIVLLALVVLHILALHEVGSNNPDGVEIKKTKDENGIPLDGVAFHPYYTVHDLVGVTVFLFAFCFVLFFMPEMGGFFLEYANFEEANNLKTPPHIAPVWYFTPFYAVLRAVTIDIGPLSSKFLGLVAMGGAIAILFVLPWLDKSPVKSIRYKGFMPRVSLMLFAAMFVVLGYLGVKSPTDGRTLLAQLATVYYFAYFIQMPMFTNPDKPAGTLWNWLVAAALGGGMIYMSLAAAIAGKVGLFIVVFGVLLGLFVLASPWLTGKDRVLPEPTRTQDKGLGAHLVWGGLLLFIALTVVPIKAVGAEGAYPCGSIQCDEMKPDLEDKASLQSGAMYFANYCMGCHAASFSRFERVATDLDIPAELMMDNLVFGDRRIGELMTISMDPAKSKAWFGATPPDLTLVARARNPEWLYTYLRNFYKDDTRPTGVNNRVFDKVAMPHAMIELQGLAECAPGPRFEHGRPVRDPVTGAVIADDPCGSLKVADEKGSMTAEEFDKAVYDLVNFLEYVAEPYALDRERIGIYVLLFLSVLFVFVFLLNREYWKDVH, from the coding sequence ATGAACTGGTTAACTAACCTGTGGGGTTGGATCGATACACGACTTCCTGTGCAGCGCGCATGGGATACGCATATGGGCAAGTACTATGCGCCCAAGAACTTCAACTTCTGGTACTTTTTTGGCGTTCTGTCCATTCTGGTACTGGTCAACCAGCTGCTCACCGGCATCTGGCTGACCATGAGCTATACCCCGACCGCTGAAGGGGCCTTCGCGTCTGTTGAATACATCATGCGCGATGTGGATTTCGGCTGGATCATCCGTTACATGCACTCCACCGGCGCCTCGGCGTTCTTCCTGGTGGTGTACCTGCACATGTTCCGCGGCCTGATGTACGGTTCCTATAAGGCTCCGCGCGAGCTGGTGTGGATCTTTGGTATGACCATTTACGTGGCGCTGATGGCGGAAGCCTTCATGGGCTATGTACTGCCTTGGGGCCAGATGTCCTACTGGGGTGCGCAGGTGATTGTGTCCCTGTTTGGTGCGATTCCCGGCATTGGTGATGACCTGGTCCAGTGGATCCGCGGTGACTACCTGATCTCTGGCATTACCCTGAACCGCTTCTTCGCGCTGCACGTGGTGGCCCTGCCCATCGTACTGCTGGCACTGGTTGTGCTGCACATTCTGGCGTTGCACGAAGTGGGTTCCAACAACCCCGACGGTGTTGAGATCAAGAAAACCAAGGATGAGAACGGTATCCCGCTTGACGGCGTAGCCTTCCACCCTTATTACACCGTGCACGATCTGGTGGGTGTGACGGTATTCCTGTTCGCTTTCTGCTTTGTCTTGTTCTTCATGCCCGAAATGGGTGGTTTCTTCCTCGAGTATGCGAACTTCGAAGAAGCCAATAACCTGAAGACGCCGCCACACATTGCACCGGTATGGTACTTCACGCCTTTCTATGCGGTGTTGCGTGCTGTGACCATCGACATCGGTCCGCTCAGCTCCAAGTTCCTCGGACTTGTAGCCATGGGTGGCGCCATTGCGATTCTGTTTGTACTGCCCTGGCTCGACAAGAGCCCGGTCAAGTCCATCCGCTACAAGGGCTTTATGCCCCGTGTATCGCTGATGCTGTTCGCTGCCATGTTCGTGGTACTGGGTTACCTGGGTGTTAAGTCGCCCACCGACGGCCGTACCCTGTTGGCGCAGTTGGCGACCGTTTACTACTTCGCCTACTTCATCCAGATGCCCATGTTCACCAATCCGGACAAGCCTGCCGGTACCCTGTGGAACTGGCTGGTTGCAGCAGCGCTGGGCGGTGGCATGATCTACATGTCTTTGGCCGCTGCCATTGCGGGCAAAGTCGGGCTGTTCATCGTTGTATTTGGTGTTCTGTTGGGCCTGTTCGTGCTGGCTTCGCCCTGGCTGACCGGTAAAGACCGCGTACTGCCAGAGCCCACCCGTACTCAAGACAAAGGTCTGGGTGCGCATCTGGTGTGGGGTGGACTGCTGCTGTTTATTGCCCTGACTGTAGTGCCAATCAAAGCTGTAGGTGCCGAAGGTGCTTACCCTTGTGGCAGCATCCAGTGCGATGAGATGAAGCCTGACCTGGAAGACAAGGCGTCGCTGCAAAGCGGTGCCATGTACTTCGCCAACTACTGTATGGGCTGCCACGCGGCCAGCTTCTCACGCTTTGAGCGCGTCGCTACCGATCTGGACATCCCGGCCGAGTTGATGATGGACAACCTGGTGTTCGGCGACCGCCGCATCGGTGAGCTGATGACCATTTCCATGGACCCGGCCAAATCCAAGGCCTGGTTCGGTGCTACGCCACCGGATCTGACGCTGGTAGCGCGTGCACGTAACCCCGAATGGTTGTACACCTACCTGCGTAATTTCTACAAGGACGACACCCGGCCTACCGGCGTGAACAACCGTGTATTCGACAAGGTAGCCATGCCGCATGCCATGATCGAGCTGCAGGGGCTGGCCGAATGTGCGCCGGGTCCGCGCTTTGAACATGGCCGTCCGGTTCGGGACCCGGTGACTGGCGCAGTGATTGCCGATGATCCCTGTGGCAGCCTGAAAGTGGCTGATGAAAAGGGCAGCATGACCGCGGAGGAGTTCGACAAGGCCGTTTACGACCTGGTTAACTTCCTCGAGTATGTAGCTGAGCCCTATGCGCTGGACCGCGAACGCATCGGCATTTACGTGCTGTTGTTCCTGTCTGTGCTGTTTGTGTTCGTATTCCTGCTTAACCGCGAGTACTGGAAAGACGTTCACTAA
- a CDS encoding glutathione S-transferase N-terminal domain-containing protein yields the protein MGVVAKRSSMTYFSDAGDHYSHRVRIVLAEKGVTVDIEDVDPEAKPAELADLNPYNSLPTLVDRDLSLYETKVMMEYLDERFPHPPLLPVYPVARAQSRLWMYRIERDWCPQIDVILRNESKDDVAKARKELKESFTAIAPIFSEMPFFMSEEFTIVDCCLAPIFWRLDSLGINIPQTRATKPLFDYMDRLFARESFRESLTEVEREMRSTKK from the coding sequence ATGGGTGTAGTCGCTAAGCGCTCATCTATGACCTACTTTTCTGATGCCGGTGACCACTACAGCCACCGCGTGCGCATTGTGCTGGCGGAAAAGGGCGTCACTGTCGACATTGAAGATGTAGACCCAGAGGCCAAGCCCGCCGAGCTGGCAGACCTGAACCCCTACAACAGTCTGCCTACTCTGGTTGATCGCGATCTGTCCTTGTATGAAACCAAGGTCATGATGGAATACCTCGACGAGCGGTTCCCGCATCCTCCACTGCTGCCCGTATACCCGGTGGCGAGAGCACAGAGCCGCCTGTGGATGTACCGCATCGAGCGGGATTGGTGTCCACAGATCGACGTTATCCTGCGCAACGAAAGCAAAGATGACGTGGCCAAGGCCCGTAAAGAACTGAAAGAGAGCTTCACTGCCATAGCGCCGATTTTCTCCGAAATGCCGTTTTTCATGAGTGAAGAGTTCACCATCGTTGACTGCTGTTTGGCGCCTATTTTCTGGCGACTGGATTCGCTCGGCATCAATATTCCGCAGACCCGGGCCACCAAACCGCTGTTCGACTACATGGACCGCCTGTTTGCGCGCGAATCTTTCCGTGAAAGTCTGACGGAAGTCGAACGGGAAATGCGATCGACCAAGAAGTAA
- a CDS encoding ClpXP protease specificity-enhancing factor: MAMSSSRPYMIRALYDWIVDNNCTPYILVDAMMSGVEVPQQHVNKDGQIVLNISPTAVMGLSLDNQAVSFNARFGGIPTDIFVPSRAVLGIYARENGQGMVFEPELEPEPEPTPPKGPAKKPVVEKPAVKSAGRPSLRVVK, encoded by the coding sequence ATGGCCATGTCTTCCAGCCGCCCCTATATGATCCGAGCGCTGTACGATTGGATTGTGGACAACAATTGCACCCCCTACATTCTGGTGGATGCAATGATGTCAGGGGTTGAAGTGCCCCAGCAGCACGTCAATAAAGATGGCCAGATAGTGCTTAACATATCGCCCACAGCGGTCATGGGGCTGTCGCTGGACAATCAGGCGGTGAGTTTCAACGCCCGTTTTGGCGGTATTCCCACCGACATTTTTGTACCCAGCCGCGCTGTGTTGGGCATATATGCGCGCGAAAACGGTCAGGGCATGGTGTTTGAGCCAGAGCTGGAGCCTGAACCGGAGCCCACGCCGCCCAAAGGACCGGCGAAAAAGCCGGTGGTGGAAAAGCCTGCGGTGAAAAGTGCGGGCCGACCCAGCCTTCGGGTGGTCAAGTAA